Genomic window (Streptomyces sp. NBC_00078):
CACGCCGGGCACAGCCACCACCACATTGCCGGGGCGGCGCTGGCCGGCCGGCACGAATGGAATGCCTTCGACGACGCCGCACTGTCCGTGGCCGCGCGTGACGGCTCCCGTGCCGCCGACGAGGCGGAGGCCGACGACTTCGGGCACCGGCTCGCCGCCGCGTTCCGTCCCCTGCTGTCCGGTGGGTCGGGGCGGTCCGGACAGGACACAGTCGCCCCGCTCGACCCGCTCCGACGGTCCCTCGGCTACCGGGGGCGTGGGGGAACGGCGCGGTGACGACGGCCCTCGCCCGACTGGCGTGGTCCCCCGCGGGTTTCGTCAACGAGTTCTACCCGTCGTTCTGGTGGATCCCGGCCGGCGTCCTGACCGCCGCCCTGGCGATCAAGCTGCCCACCATCGTGCGGCTGTGGAGCGACCCGCTGCTGCGGGCCGTGGGCGGCGTCCTGCTTCTCGCCTGCGCCGTGTTCGTGTTCGTGGCGCCGTCGACGATCGCCCGGGTCAACCGGATCACGGGCGTGCCGAACATCTCGGCGCCCTGGGTGTACTCGCTGCTGACCGCGTTCTGCGGCTCCTGTCTGCTGCTGATCATCGCGTGGCGCAACGGGCTGTCCGACCGTTCGGCGTCGACGGTCCGCGCCGTGCGCTGGGTGATCGCCGGCTCCTGCACGGTGATCGCCGCCCTGTGGGTGCTGTTCGCGCTGGCGGACGCGCCGGTGGAACGTCTGCGGGACCTCGACACGTACTACGCCGACACCCCGTACATGCGCGAGATGATCCTGCTCTATCTCCTCGCGCAGGCCCTTGCCACCGTGATCACCTCGTGCCTGATCTGGAACTGGGTCCGCACCGAAGGACTGGACGCCTGGCTGCGCTGGGGCCTGAAGTTCCTGGGTGTCGGTTACGCGACCCAACTCTCCTTCTATGCGGTCAAGTTGCCCGCGGTGGTGGCCCGCTGGACCGGCCATCCCCTGGACTGGCTGAGCACGGCGGTGGCCCCGCCCCTCGCCTGTCTGTCGGCCATCCTGATAGCGGTCGGCTTCATCCTGCCGCACGCCGGCCAGTACCTGCACGAACGCTGGCGGGTCCATGCCGCCCACCACCGCCTGCGCCCCCTGTACCTCCTCATGCGCACGGTGAACGGCGGCGGCGTGCCGTTCGTCCTTCACGCCACGCCGGAGCTACGGCTCATCCGCCGGGAGACGTTCATCCGCGACGTCCTGCTCCCCCTGGCCCGCCACATCGACGAGGACCGACGCCACCGGGCCTACGAGGCCGCCCTCGCCCTCGGCCACGCCCCGGCCCACGCCAGGGCCCTCGCCTGCGCGGTGGCCCTCCAGGACGCGGTCGAGGCCCACCGCCGGCCGACGGACACCGCCCCGGACCACGCCCCCGGCACCACGGACCTGCTCCGCGAGATCACCACCGTGTCCCAGGCCCTGCGCCACCCGGACGACCTCCTGGCCGTACGCACCCGCGCAACGGGACCGGGCCTGGCGGGGCGCGGCGCCGCTGCGAGCGATCAGCGGGGGGTTTCTGGCTGAGGCGGGGGGGGGGTGGGCGGGCCGCGGAAAAGATAACGGGGGCGGGGGGGCCGGGAGGCTGGGAGAGGAGGCCCGGAGGCCGGAGGCCGGGGGCCCGGAGGCGGAAGGCCCGGAGGCGGAAGGCCCGGGGGCCCGGAGGCGGGAGGCCGGAGACCGGAGGCCGGGGGCCGGGGGCCGGGGGCCGGAAGACCGGGGGCCGGAAGACCGGGGGCCGGAAGACCGGGGGCCGGTGGCCGGAAGACCGGAGGCCGGTGGCCGGTGGCCGGTGGCCGGTGGCCGGTGGCCGGTGGCCGGAAGACCGGAGGCCCGGAGGCCAAGGGGGCCAAGGGGCCCAAGGGGCCGGGCGGGAGCCGTGTAAATGCTCCCGTCCGTGTCGCCTCAGGGTTCAGCCCGCGAACGCCGACTGGGGCAGACCCTTTCCGGCACCGGGAACCACCAGCAGGGAGCCTGCCACCGGGTGGGGTGCGGTCAGGCCCACCCGGGCCGTCGTGACGTAGAGGTCGGTCAGGTCCGGGCCCCCGAAAGCGCAGGCGGTCACCAGGGGAGTGGGCAGCTCGATCACGCGGTCCAGTTCGCCGTCGGGCGTGTAGCGGCGTACCGCTGCACCGCCCCACAGCGCCACCCACACGCAGCCGTCGGCGTCCACCGTCAGTCCGTCGGGGAAGCCGGCGCCCTCCTCGATCTGCGCGAACCGGCGCCGGTCCACGGCCCGGCCGCCCTCATGGTGGAAGACGTCGACCTGTCGCGTCGGCGAGTCGATGTAGTACATCAGGCTGCCGTCGGGGCTCCAGCCGACACCGTTGCTGACCGCGACGTCGTCGAGAACCGTCCGCACGTCCCCGTCCCCGGTGATCCGGGAGAGTGTGCCGCCGCCGGGCGCCTCGTCGTAGCGCATGGTGCCGGCCCAGAGGGAACCGTCGGGGGCGACGGCGGCGTCGTTGGCGCGGCGGCCGGGGACGACCTCGCGGTGCAGCCAGCGGAAGGAGTCGTCCGGGTCGACGAGTCCGACCCCGTCCCGGAGATTCAGGACGAGCCCACCGCCTGCCCTGGGCTTCGCCGCACCCACGTGCTGGTCGGTCACCCGGACGCCACGGCGACCCGACACGGGGTCGTACGTGTACACACGGGCACCGAGGATGTCGATAAAGATCAGCCGGCCGGCGTCCGCGTCCCAGGTCGGGCCCTCCCCCAGGCTCGCCTCGACGCGCACCGCCACCTCGAACGCCGTCATACGACGGTCCTGTAGCCGAGGTGCTCGGAGAGTTCCACGGCGCCCTTGGCGGCGAGCTGCTCCAGCTCCTCGCGGCGCTCGTCGCTCCAGCGGATCATGGGGACGGAGATGGAGAGGGCGGCGACGACCTGCCCGGTACGGTCCCGTACCGGCGCGGCCACGCAGCTCACGTCCGGATTGGACTCGCGGCTCTCCACCGCGATACCGCGCTGGCGGATCTGGGCCAGGGCCTCGCGCAGGGCGGACGGTTCGGTGATGCTGTTGGGTGTCATCCCCACCAGCTCGGCGTCGTCCGGGATACGCGAGGTGAGTTCGTGATCCGGAAGGGAGGCCAGCAGCATCTTGCCGACGGACGTGCAGTGCGCGGGCAGCCGGCGCCCGGCGGCGGACACCATGCGCACGGCATGCGTGGAGTCGACCTTGGCGATGTAGATGACGTCGGTGCCCTCCAGGATCGCCACGTGCACGGTCTCGTCACAGGTCTCCGCGACGGACCGCGCCACCTGCTGCCCCTCGGCCGCGAGGTCCAGCTGCTCGGCGTACCGGCTGCCGAGCTGGTACGGCCGCACACCAAGCCGGTAACGTCCCGGCTGCCCGGGCACCTGGATGATGTACGCGCGGGCGGCGAGCGTGGTGACCAGCTCGTGCACGGTGGTGCGCGGCAGCTGCAGCCTGCGCACGATGTCGGGGGCGGAGAGCGTCCCGTCCCCGTCGAGGAAGAGCTCAAGAATGTCGAGAGCCCGGGTCACGGCAGGTACGAGGCGTCCCACAACCGGCCCCCTCCCTTAGTTATCTGAAGCCTGTGTTCGAAATTTCAACAGACGATCGGCATGACGAACACAGGCTACGCAAGTGCGTTTGCCCGGGCAATGGTTCTGCGCAGACCACCTGAGCACCCCTGTGGTACTACTGTCCCCCATGTGCGACACGTCACATCATGTCGCACACGGGACAGCCGCGGCGGGAGGGGCCAGCGGCTTCCCGGCTTGGTGATTGGGGGGTTCCATGCACGAAATGGTCAAGGGCTCGAACGTGTCCCTGACGGCCCTGAGCGAGAACCTCGGTTCGGTGATGGTCGGCCTGGGCTGGGTGAGCCCGAGCGGCGAAGGCGACGCGGACGTGTCCGTCTTACTCCTGGGCACGAACGGCAAGGTGCGCATCGACACCGACTTCTACTTCTACAACAACCCGGTCGCTGCCGACGGAAGCGTGCAGTTGCTGGGGAAGACGCCAACGGCGGACGGCAACGAGGACCGCATCGGCTTCGATCTCACCGCCGTTCCGGCTGACGTGGACCGCATCGTCGTAGCCGCGAGCCGGTACGACGGGGCCCGGTTCGGTGAGCTGGAGGACCTGGGGGTGACACTGGCCGACGCGGCGGGCGAGCACCTCCTCCGGTTCGCCATCGACGACGCCGACTCGGTGAGCGCGATCATCTTCGGAGAGCTGTACCGGCGCGGGGACGAGTGGAAGTTCCGGGCCGTGGGTCAGGGTTACGAAACCGGCCTGGCCGGCCTGGCCACGGACTTCGGGGTGAACATCGACGACGACGCGGTCGAGGCGGAGACGCTCGAAAACGCTGGGGACTCGAATACGACGGCTCCCGCCGCCCCCGTCGAGGCACTGCCGCAGGCCGCCGCCCTCGAGGCCATCCCGGCTCCCCGGAAACCGGACGAGGCCGAGGCCACGCCGAGGAAGCCGGCCGCGCGGCCGCGCACGGCGAAGAAGAAGGTCACGCTGCCCAAGGTGACCAGGAAGTCCCTGGCGGACAACGAGTCCTGGCGGGAAGCCAGGGCCTTTCCGGTCTCGGTGCTCAAGAGCGACCGGGACCGGGAGACGCGCGCCACCTCGGTGTTGTTGTCGGTGATGGCGCAGGTGCCCGAGTTCGGCAGAAGGCTCACGGCCGCGTTCGGGGCGCCGGCGGGCCGTATGGAGACGTTCACCGAGGTCTCCCTGCCGCACGGCGACACGCCCCGGCGCCCCGACGGGGTCATCCGCGTCGAGCGGGCCGGGAAGCTGTGGACGGCGCTCGTCGAGACCAAGACCAACGGCAACTCCCTCAAGGCCGAACAGGTGCAGGCGTACATGGACATCGCCGCCCGTCGTGGCTACGAGGCCGTGATCACGCTGTCGAACGATGTCGCCCTGGAGGGCAGCCCGCTCGTCGACGTCAAGATCGACGGGCGGCGCAAGCACAAGGTGGCCCTGCGGCATCTGTCCTGGGCCGAAGTCACCCACCAGGCACAGATGTTGATCCGGCACGAAGGCGTTGGGAACGCGGCGCACGCCTGGCTGCTCCAGGAGCTGCTGCACTATCTGCAGCACGAGAACTCCGGCTGCCACGGCTTCCAGAACATGGGCTCGGCCTGGGTGCCCGTGCGCAACGGAATCGACGACGAAACCCTGTGCCGGGGCGAACCCCGGGCGCTGGAAGTGGTCGAGAGCTGGGAGCGGCTCATCCGCCAGGTGTGCATCCGGCTGGGCGGCGAACTCGGGCAGAAGGTGCTCCCCGCCCAGCGGGCCAAGCGCGGAGCTGATCCCGGGGCGCGCCGGGCCCTGCTGGCGGACAGGCTCTGCGTCGACGGGCGGCTTCATGCCGGGTTGCGCGTCGAGGGCGCGCCCGGTCTGCTTGCCGTCACCGCCGACCTGCGGACCGGCAAGCTCCGTATCTCGGTCGAGATCCCAGTACCGGACCAGGGCTACCCACTGAGCTGGGCCAAGCGTCTGATCCGCCGGCTGGAGGAAGCCCCTGCGGACCTGCACGTCGAGACCCTGGTCGAAGGCGAGGGGGGCGGACCCCGGGGGACTCTGGAGCGCCTGCGCCCCGAGCCGGCCGACATGCTCCCGAAGAACGCCGCCACCCGGATCACCGGTTTCCGCCTGTCCCTGCTCAAGAGCATGGGCAACGGCCGCGGCAACGCTGAGACCGGCTTCATCCGCAGCGTGGACGACGCGGTGCAACGCTTCTATACGGCAGTGGTGGTCCACCTGGACGCTGCGACGCAGCAACGGGTTTCGTCGAAGGAGCGCACCAGCACGGGATGAGAACGGCGCCCACGTGCAGCCCGGCGGTCTCCGTCAATTTACGGGCACACGCACGGCGCGTCGGGGCACCGGCCGATCCACGCCATGCATCGGCCACCGCACCGACGGCGTTTGGAACTTGCCGGAAGCAGCTCCGAAGAGCCTCAGATTCACCAGAGTTTCCAGTCACTCAGGGCTTTCGGTGACGCCCTCGGCCGGGACCGAGACCGGGCGGAGCGGGCTGAACGTCCTGCCCACTCTCAGAGGCAGGTGGGGGCACAAGGCCGAGGAATTCCCGGGCGGCGTCCGCGTCTGCCGCGACACCGACCGTCACCCATGCGTGCCCGTCCCACTCCAGCAGGGCACGCGGGGCATCGGGGGCAATGTGGGAGGCGCGAGCTCCGTCGGCAAGGGGGACGGCCCGGCGTGTGCCAGTGATCTCCCGATCCGCAGCCCGGCGTCGGTCGCGTCGGGCTGCCCACTCGTGCAGGGGCTCCTCTTCCGCCATCGTCTGCGCCTCCCGGTGCTCGCTACCGTCAGAAC
Coding sequences:
- a CDS encoding IclR family transcriptional regulator, which translates into the protein MGRLVPAVTRALDILELFLDGDGTLSAPDIVRRLQLPRTTVHELVTTLAARAYIIQVPGQPGRYRLGVRPYQLGSRYAEQLDLAAEGQQVARSVAETCDETVHVAILEGTDVIYIAKVDSTHAVRMVSAAGRRLPAHCTSVGKMLLASLPDHELTSRIPDDAELVGMTPNSITEPSALREALAQIRQRGIAVESRESNPDVSCVAAPVRDRTGQVVAALSISVPMIRWSDERREELEQLAAKGAVELSEHLGYRTVV
- a CDS encoding DUF6087 family protein; the encoded protein is MAEEEPLHEWAARRDRRRAADREITGTRRAVPLADGARASHIAPDAPRALLEWDGHAWVTVGVAADADAAREFLGLVPPPASESGQDVQPAPPGLGPGRGRHRKP
- a CDS encoding SMP-30/gluconolactonase/LRE family protein encodes the protein MTAFEVAVRVEASLGEGPTWDADAGRLIFIDILGARVYTYDPVSGRRGVRVTDQHVGAAKPRAGGGLVLNLRDGVGLVDPDDSFRWLHREVVPGRRANDAAVAPDGSLWAGTMRYDEAPGGGTLSRITGDGDVRTVLDDVAVSNGVGWSPDGSLMYYIDSPTRQVDVFHHEGGRAVDRRRFAQIEEGAGFPDGLTVDADGCVWVALWGGAAVRRYTPDGELDRVIELPTPLVTACAFGGPDLTDLYVTTARVGLTAPHPVAGSLLVVPGAGKGLPQSAFAG
- a CDS encoding MAB_1171c family putative transporter; the protein is MAWSPAGFVNEFYPSFWWIPAGVLTAALAIKLPTIVRLWSDPLLRAVGGVLLLACAVFVFVAPSTIARVNRITGVPNISAPWVYSLLTAFCGSCLLLIIAWRNGLSDRSASTVRAVRWVIAGSCTVIAALWVLFALADAPVERLRDLDTYYADTPYMREMILLYLLAQALATVITSCLIWNWVRTEGLDAWLRWGLKFLGVGYATQLSFYAVKLPAVVARWTGHPLDWLSTAVAPPLACLSAILIAVGFILPHAGQYLHERWRVHAAHHRLRPLYLLMRTVNGGGVPFVLHATPELRLIRRETFIRDVLLPLARHIDEDRRHRAYEAALALGHAPAHARALACAVALQDAVEAHRRPTDTAPDHAPGTTDLLREITTVSQALRHPDDLLAVRTRATGPGLAGRGAAASDQRGVSG
- a CDS encoding TerD family protein, which codes for MHEMVKGSNVSLTALSENLGSVMVGLGWVSPSGEGDADVSVLLLGTNGKVRIDTDFYFYNNPVAADGSVQLLGKTPTADGNEDRIGFDLTAVPADVDRIVVAASRYDGARFGELEDLGVTLADAAGEHLLRFAIDDADSVSAIIFGELYRRGDEWKFRAVGQGYETGLAGLATDFGVNIDDDAVEAETLENAGDSNTTAPAAPVEALPQAAALEAIPAPRKPDEAEATPRKPAARPRTAKKKVTLPKVTRKSLADNESWREARAFPVSVLKSDRDRETRATSVLLSVMAQVPEFGRRLTAAFGAPAGRMETFTEVSLPHGDTPRRPDGVIRVERAGKLWTALVETKTNGNSLKAEQVQAYMDIAARRGYEAVITLSNDVALEGSPLVDVKIDGRRKHKVALRHLSWAEVTHQAQMLIRHEGVGNAAHAWLLQELLHYLQHENSGCHGFQNMGSAWVPVRNGIDDETLCRGEPRALEVVESWERLIRQVCIRLGGELGQKVLPAQRAKRGADPGARRALLADRLCVDGRLHAGLRVEGAPGLLAVTADLRTGKLRISVEIPVPDQGYPLSWAKRLIRRLEEAPADLHVETLVEGEGGGPRGTLERLRPEPADMLPKNAATRITGFRLSLLKSMGNGRGNAETGFIRSVDDAVQRFYTAVVVHLDAATQQRVSSKERTSTG